In one window of uncultured Draconibacterium sp. DNA:
- a CDS encoding thioredoxin family protein codes for MKKTFLLLVLIVLVLPSIGQGVNFEDITIEQAIEQAKAKDKYVFVDVYTNWCGPCKMMDEQLFPLKEVGDYFNTHFISVKKNAEVGEEGPRFANKYGIRAYPTFVIFDKNGELIHMFAGGILDLTFIDKVDVAFDESKAYGALKRRVESGEKDPRVVASYLEALMNTYTTDVSKQVDEFYTTLNDEDKLLKECLFMFDLIARLGSEREQYLRAHVNEFRKAIGTEKIDEMYRTKYRDYFGKIIQGYGGDVTKEDLDDASKKIAELNLADLGFIPPLQKAALVKITETGKDDLLELIKTTAPDLGSNEKDIMLYFIIPGLQDQLDDNEEAELVNLVSDESTKGTISRSLRR; via the coding sequence ATGAAAAAGACTTTTCTACTACTTGTGTTGATAGTGCTGGTATTGCCTTCTATTGGGCAAGGTGTTAATTTCGAAGATATAACAATTGAACAGGCAATTGAACAGGCCAAAGCTAAAGACAAATATGTTTTTGTAGATGTGTATACAAACTGGTGCGGTCCTTGCAAAATGATGGACGAGCAGTTATTTCCCTTAAAAGAAGTGGGCGATTATTTCAATACACATTTCATAAGCGTAAAAAAGAATGCAGAAGTTGGAGAAGAAGGTCCCCGGTTTGCGAATAAATATGGAATAAGAGCTTATCCTACTTTTGTTATTTTCGACAAAAACGGCGAGTTAATACATATGTTTGCAGGCGGAATTTTAGACCTCACTTTTATTGATAAAGTTGATGTAGCCTTTGACGAAAGTAAAGCCTATGGTGCATTAAAGCGCAGAGTTGAATCGGGCGAGAAAGACCCAAGGGTAGTAGCTTCTTATTTGGAGGCATTAATGAATACATATACAACTGATGTTTCGAAGCAAGTTGATGAGTTTTATACTACGCTAAACGATGAAGATAAATTATTGAAAGAATGTTTATTTATGTTCGATCTGATTGCTCGACTTGGTTCAGAAAGGGAGCAATATTTAAGAGCTCATGTTAATGAATTCAGAAAGGCAATTGGCACAGAGAAAATCGATGAAATGTATCGAACTAAATACCGCGATTATTTCGGAAAGATTATACAGGGTTATGGTGGAGATGTTACAAAAGAAGACCTTGACGATGCTTCAAAGAAAATAGCAGAGCTTAATTTGGCTGACCTCGGATTTATACCTCCTTTGCAAAAAGCAGCCTTGGTAAAAATTACAGAAACAGGCAAAGACGATTTATTGGAACTTATAAAAACAACTGCTCCAGATTTGGGAAGCAATGAAAAAGACATCATGTTGTATTTTATAATTCCCGGACTACAAGACCAGTTGGATGATAATGAAGAAGCCGAGTTAGTTAATCTGGTTTCCGATGAATCGACAAAAGGGACAATCTCCAGATCACTAAGAAGGTAA
- a CDS encoding dihydroorotate dehydrogenase-like protein, whose protein sequence is MANLTTTYMGVELKNPLILGACNLVSKPDVIKQIEEAGIGAIVYRSLFEEQIQLENLQMDELLSEYEERNAEMTDLFPGLKHAGPKEHLYNLEKLVKSVDVPVFASLNAIYEPTWVEYAQELEKTGVAGLEINLYAIPGYFEVTGESIEDKQVQIVKAIKQVVKIPVSVKMSLFYTNPLNFIKKVDEAGADGYVLFNRFFQPEIDIEKEEYFYPWELSNPKDHMVGLRYAGLLHGNVEGSICISRGIYDANDVIKMLLAGADVVQMVSTIYRNSPSVVSDILMDINKWMDDKGYKTLDDFRGKLSRKNMKDPFAYQRAQYVDILTKSEDIFKKYPMV, encoded by the coding sequence ATGGCAAATCTTACAACAACTTATATGGGTGTAGAGTTAAAAAATCCACTCATACTTGGAGCATGCAACTTAGTATCGAAACCCGATGTAATTAAACAAATTGAAGAAGCCGGAATTGGGGCGATTGTATATCGTTCACTTTTCGAGGAGCAAATTCAGCTGGAAAATCTTCAAATGGATGAACTGCTAAGTGAATATGAAGAGCGTAATGCAGAAATGACTGATCTCTTTCCCGGATTAAAACACGCCGGACCAAAAGAGCATTTATATAATTTGGAGAAATTGGTTAAAAGTGTTGATGTGCCTGTATTTGCAAGCTTAAATGCCATTTACGAACCTACATGGGTTGAATATGCGCAGGAACTGGAGAAAACCGGTGTGGCAGGTTTGGAAATAAATCTATATGCAATACCTGGTTATTTTGAGGTAACAGGTGAATCGATTGAAGACAAGCAGGTACAAATTGTTAAGGCCATTAAACAGGTAGTTAAAATTCCTGTAAGTGTAAAGATGAGTTTGTTCTATACCAATCCATTGAACTTTATTAAAAAGGTTGATGAGGCCGGTGCTGATGGCTACGTGCTGTTTAACCGCTTTTTCCAACCAGAAATAGATATTGAAAAAGAAGAATATTTCTATCCCTGGGAATTAAGCAACCCGAAAGACCATATGGTAGGTTTGCGTTATGCCGGCTTATTACATGGTAATGTTGAGGGAAGTATTTGTATTAGCAGGGGTATTTACGATGCTAACGATGTAATTAAAATGCTACTTGCCGGTGCCGATGTGGTACAAATGGTAAGTACTATTTACCGTAATTCGCCTTCAGTAGTATCAGATATTCTCATGGATATTAATAAGTGGATGGACGACAAAGGATACAAAACGCTTGATGATTTCAGAGGAAAACTGTCACGTAAGAATATGAAAGACCCGTTTGCATACCAGCGGGCACAATATGTTGATATACTAACGAAATCGGAAGATATTTTCAAAAAATATCCGATGGTTTAA